From Xylocopa sonorina isolate GNS202 chromosome 2, iyXylSono1_principal, whole genome shotgun sequence, a single genomic window includes:
- the LOC143432975 gene encoding ankyrin repeat domain-containing protein 49 produces the protein MSSSEDESDKLMDLEAIRDEMLNKPRGEHMQVSAWEDDDDGVEANRNAKEPDAKEILTAAENGDLDKVKKLIITNPFLLECTDKDGYTPLHRACYGNHVEIVEYLLQAGAQIDAKTMDEWQPLHSACCWNNVECAAVLIANGADINAKSKGDQTPLHLVSASSHNSPALQLLLLHPDTNPRLINSSGDTAEQIARRTGKYYPMFEIIEDCLNVI, from the exons ATGTCGTCATCTGAAGATGAAAGCGATAAATTGATGGATTTGGAAGCAATCCGTGATGAAATGCTAAATAAACCACGAGGTGAACATATGCAAGTGAGTGCTTGGGAAGATGACGATGACGGAGTAGAAGCTAACCGTAATGCGAAGG AACCCGATGCAAAAGAAATTCTTACGGCAGCAGAGAATGGTGATCTGGATAaagtaaaaaaattaataataacaaATCCTTTTTTACTCGAATGCACAGATAAGGATGGTTATActccattgcatagagcatGTTATGGTAACCACGTAGAAATTGTGGAG TATCTGCTTCAAGCAGGTGCGCAAATAGATGCAAAAACTATGGATGAGTGGCAACCATTACATTCTGCATGCTGCTGGAATAATGTTGAATGTGCAGCAGTTTTAATTGCTAATGGGGCAGATATAAATGCCAAAAGTAAAGGAGATCAGACACCTTTGCATTTAGTATCCGCAAGCTCTCATAACTCTCCTGCCCTGCAACTTCTTTTGTTGCATCCGGATACGAATCCTAGATTGATAAATTCAAGCGGAGATACTGCAGAACAAATTGCAAGGAGAACAGGAAAATATTACCCGATGTTTGAGATCATTGAAGATTGCTTAAATGTTATTTGA
- the Rsph9 gene encoding radial spoke head protein 9 has protein sequence MECQKLLETVDIFGYAGVCIGIENSQLLQNSLIILQQENHFRKCYYWGRIYGARNDYHIAFGFQKDCMNDQVYYYSTDGLNWLLLPKANKCARFLTPLAINKFEGDPSIVTNVYNANPPFPPNEDPKKYYDGRIPRELKEEDRLAATIEIIREDAVTIPRGAWFKCPNGDIIENLGFEGLDAADALHLKSYLHARPPQQKWNTNLLMRPDYNYAIDFLDTIDLDVPQGSWNLQFLLGKRLVILHSLLWPGMTFYHKLSTPHYGSLYFGHGKRNMDVVFMV, from the exons ATGGAATGTCAGAAACTTTTGGAAACTGTGGATATCTTCGGTTACGCCGGTGTTTGCATCGGAATAGAAAATTCACAGCTGTTGCAAAATTCGCTGATAATATTGCAACAAGAAAATCACTTCCGAAAGTGTTATTATTGGGGCAGAATCTATGGAGCTCGAAATGATTATCATATTGCATTTGGTTTCCAAAAAGATTGTATGAACGATCAAGTCTATTACTATAG TACGGACGGATTAAATTGGCTATTGCTACCAAAGGCAAATAAATGCGCACGATTCTTAACGCCCCTTGCAATTAACAAGTTTGAGGGTGATCCTTCTATAGTTACTAACGTTTATAACGCTAATCCGCCGTTCCCGCCAAACGAAGATCCTAAGAAATATTATGAC GGCCGTATACCACGAGAATTGAAAGAAGAAGATAGACTTGCCGCTACGATAGAAATAATTAGAGAAGACGCCGTAACAATTCCTCGTGGTGCATGGTTCAAATGTCCTAATGGTGATATTATTGAAAACTTGGGTTTTGAGGGACTGGATGCTGCAGATgctttacatttaaaatcttatTTACACGCACGCCCACCTCAGCAAAAATGGAATACAAATCTACTTATGAGGCCTGATTACAATTACGCGATAGATTTTCTAGACACAATTGATTTAGATGTTCCACAAG GATCTTGGAATTTACAATTTTTACTTGGCAAGCGATTAGTAATTTTACATAGTCTTCTTTGGCCTGGTATGACTTTTTATCATAAATTAAGTACTCCACATTATGGATCTCTTTATTTTGGGCATGGGAAAAGGAATATGGATGTAGTTTTTATGGTATAA